A region from the Perca fluviatilis chromosome 16, GENO_Pfluv_1.0, whole genome shotgun sequence genome encodes:
- the LOC120575701 gene encoding heat shock protein beta-11 codes for MLCPSVFQPSPVNMRPFLDMHWPVRSLWPETRPLFYHIEQEMIRHMQEMRQSMEYMERLHQKIFEEIDQTSSLTGVFKPIAFQELGRDGSSFALSLDTKEFAPEELSVKQVGRKLRVSGRTEKKQEDEKGSYSYRCQEFRQEFDLPDGVEPETVTCSLVGGRLQIQAPRERAVHDGKERVVPISVTSVPAVTSSSSTDSSSESNPAEKK; via the coding sequence ATGTTGTGTCCCAGCGTCTTCCAGCCGTCCCCCGTCAACATGAGGCCTTTCCTGGACATGCACTGGCCTGTCCGCAGCCTGTGGCCCGAGACCCGGCCGCTCTTCTACCACATCGAACAGGAGATGATCCGCCACATGCAGGAGATGAGGCAGAGCATGGAGTACATGGAGAGGCTGCACCAGAAGATCTTCGAGGAGATCGACCAGACCTCGTCCTTGACAGGGGTCTTCAAGCCCATCGCCTTCCAGGAACTGGGGAGGGACGGCAGCAGCTTCGCCCTCAGCCTGGACACGAAGGAGTTCGCCCCGGAGGAGCTGTCAGTCAAACAGGTGGGCAGGAAGCTGAGGGTGAGCGGCAGGACGGAGAAGAAGCAGGAGGACGAGAAGGGCTCCTACTCTTACAGGTGTCAGGAGTTCAGGCAGGAGTTCGACCTGCCGGACGGCGTCGAACCCGAGACCGTCACCTGTTCTCTGGTGGGGGGGCGGCTACAGATCCAGGCCCCCCGGGAGAGAGCAGTGCACGATGGGAAGGAGAGGGTCGTCCCCATCAGCGTCACCTCTGTCCCGGCCGTCACATCCTCCAGCAGCACTGACTCCTCCTCAGAAAGCAACCCTGCTGAGAAAAAATGA
- the fam53c gene encoding protein FAM53C: MPESSYWQLCPPSKSGLQGGLLSSSFPPGPVPLVPPDAHLQEGGDPLDGTPSQPQQHRPLAPSTSASELCLPGAPAAPPGPGPPPPPPPPPKRHCRSLSVPEDLSRCRYTWRPSASRVWTPVSRQQCHGGAGGGVTGGGLGAGGGVIGAGAAGGGACPLRAPSSSLNSSLHSSSSPTFFSLALSPDSPLPWSFPWDPSEAAAGGGACCCFFPSPSSCSSSPSPLHPPPPPQRRFSLSPVLIRDSTASTFLPPPPVPSHAAARPPSCSAVAGVTVGGPVPASPSSACSTPSSLRRSLPPQLPRCHSQPCDLLLLKPGLKRRRDPDRPCARPVLDFTKMTQTRSIDPQCLERGGGRLACGGDVCMGMESFMGDFRGSCSPAECLGRTSIGPLSESDEECPEDDDEDDGEEEAEEREAAQQAVFERDCTELDLNLIEEN; this comes from the exons ATGCCTG AGAGCAGCTACTGGCAGCTCTGCCCTCCCTCCAAGTCCGGCCTGCAGGGGGGGTTACTGAGCTCTAGTTTCCCCCCCGGCCCCGTGCCCCTGGTGCCCCCAGATGCTCACCTGCAGGAGGGTGGCGACCCCCTGGACGGCACCCCCTCTCAGCCGCAGCAGCACCGGCCCCTGGCGCCCAGCACCTCAGCGTCCGAGCTGTGCCTCCCGGGAGCGCCGGCAGCCCCTCCCGGCCCCGGgccccctccacctcctccgcCGCCCCCAAAACGGCACTGCCGTTCGCTGTCGGTGCCCGAAGACCTGTCCCGCTGCCGCTACACCTGGCGGCCCAGCGCCTCGCGGGTCTGGACCCCTGTCAGCCGCCAGCAGTGCCATGGGGGAGCAGGGGGAGGGGTCACAGGTGGAGGCTTGGGGGCAGGAGGAGGGGTTATAGGGGCAGGTGCGGCGGGGGGAGGAGCCTGTCCTCTCCGCGCTCCCAGCTCCTCTCTGAACTCGTCGCTGCACTCCTCATCCAGCCCCACCTTCTTCAGCCTGGCGCTGTCTCCGGACTCCCCGCTGCCCTGGAGCTTCCCCTGGGACCCCAGCGAGGCGGCGGCGGGGGGAGGagcctgctgctgcttcttcccttccccctcctcctgctcctcgtcGCCCTCCCCCCTCCACCCGCCTCCCCCTCCTCAGAGGcgtttctccctctcccctgtGCTCATCAGAGACTCGACGGCCTCCACGTTCCTGCCTCCGCCTCCCGTGCCGAGTCATGCAGCGGCGCGTCCGCCGAGCTGCTCGGCCGTAGCCGGAGTGACCGTGGGGGGCCCCGTGCCCGCCTCACCCTCCTCAGCCTGCAGCACGCCCTCGTCTCTGCGACGCAGTCTGCCGCCGCAACTGCCACGCTGCCACTCGCAGCCCTGCGACCTGCTGCTGCTCAAACCAGGTCTGAAGAGACGCCGCGACCCCGACAGACCCTGCGCTCGACCCGTCCTCGACTTCACCAAGATGACTCAG ACTCGCAGCATCGACCCGCAGTGTCTGGAGCGCGGCGGCGGCAGGCTGGCCTGCGGTGGCGACGTCTGCATGGGCATGGAGTCCTTCATGGGCGACTTCCGGGGCTCCTGCTCGCCGGCCGAGTGCCTGGGTAGGACCAGCATCGGGCCGCTGAGCGAGAGCGACGAGGAGTGCCCCGAGGACGATGACGAGGATGACGGCGAGGAGGAGGCCGAGGAGCGCGAGGCCGCGCAGCAGGCAGTGTTTGAGAGGGATTGTACAGAACTCGACTTGAACTTAATAGAAGAAAACTGA